The DNA region CAATCCAAGTTTAAAGAAAAAACTTTTCTAATAAGAGATCTTTATGTTGTGTTTTCTAGATTTTTCTTAATCCACAAATAATTTAAACCCACCCAAACCAAATCATGGATATGTCTCTAAACCACCACAATAATAACAAATCAtggatattttttttcaagaaaaagaatatctatttattaaatttcaaagatgaaaaaaaataaccaaGAATTTTGAGATTTATTCAATGAAGAATTTGAAACTTACCTCAAAACTCAATTATATTGCCCTTTTTCAATTCTTGCAAAGATTCGTGCTGTTGTCTATGATTTTGAGTTTCTCCTAGCTTCTAGATTCACCTAGTCTTTCATGTGTCCCCTTGCAGAAAAAGATTGGTCCTCATCTCGTTCCCAATAAAACGTTTCCAATATCAAACTCCCGCGGGACTGTAATCACGATCGGTATCTTCACCGACGAAAACAAAGAGTATGGCGGTCAAGGTAGAATAGTGGTTGAGTACGTTTAGGTATGAAGAGAAATGGTGCgcatatgaattaattattctttttaatcacgcttgaaaaaaatatattttcttttcgcgtgtaaaatcataaaaaaaaacttttacttTTATTTGTTAAACTTAAGTGGTTAAAAGAAATAACTAACACattaaaataccctttatttcataaattataaatataaaaaaagattataataacttaattatcatttcaattaaaaatcaataataacacaaaatcaaactaataagAGACTTCTTTCTGGTAACATCACTAACTCTCTTtgtttaacatccatttggcaGTTATGCACAATGTCTACCTACTTGCCATTCTTCATATAATACACTTTTTTTGAATGAATAAAAATGGATATAATTAAGACAAATTGGGCCATTTAAATcttaatgtaaaaaaaagatAGAGTGAATAATCTAAGATTTTACAATCATGTTTTAATCCCTTCATTTTCACCTTACCCATCTTTCTTTCTTAGTTAAAAACATATACCAAATAAACAACAAAAGAAAGAGCCTCTTCTTCATAAACAAATGTTccttaaattcaaaatttgccttcatttaaataaaaccGGTACATTCAGAGCTCTACTAAGGagacaagaaagaaagaaagtgcAAGCATACAAAAAGAAATTTAGAAAAACCAGATTTGGTGACATTTcgaacacaaaaaaaaaacaaaaaagatgaaaaaactGCCCATACTTGGCCTTCTTTTTAGACTGTTTTGGATTTTGGAGCCTTCTTCTTTATCAATCTTCTTGGGATTGAATTCTTCATGCCAATGAAAAAGAGAGTAGCCCCAAACAATGCCAGATTCTGCGCAAATTATGATattgagaaataatatttactaaGAAAATTAACAAGAAACGAACATGGTTGGGGCTTTACCTGAGTGAACTTGACAAAAAGTTGAGAATATTCTCCCTTATCTGCTTCATAATTGTAGAAATCGTAGATTATGGGAGTAGCTATTAGCTGATGAAGAAGCTGAAAAACAAGAGAACATATAATTGAATTGACCGATGATccattacaaaaacaaaagaaaaaaatgaggtTGTTGAGAGACTTAGGTTACTACAATACCAGCAAATAAGCTCCAATTGAACTCCCAAAGATGAAAAGGAGGCTACCCAATCCTTTCAAAGCTATTGAAGCTGCAACTATGTACTTGATCTGTAAACCAGTTCAATTACTAATTTCATTCTCTAACAAATTAAATAGCAATATTATAAGACCAAATCATGCTTGTTCTATTTTCTTACTTCCAACTCGGGCACAACTATCCCACTATGAGTAGTGACATGGTTAGAGAATACATTGAACTTGGGTTTCAAGGCTTTCGCTGCAGGCCCACCATTAACACCGAATTCATTGAACCTGAAAAAGAAGGGTATGAAGATAAAGTTCTGTCGGGTTTGCTCGTTTTAAGTGAATTGAACTTAAGACATGATGATATCAACAACAACACaattgatgattttgttttatggaGGAAATTGAATAGAAAAACCAACAAACACAACTATCAATTCAACCATGGCTTGATGGTTGAATTGTTCAATAAACAAAGTTGAGATCATGTGTGTAAGACTTGGTGGTATAGACTCAATAtctatttaatacaaaatttaacatttcaaattaaaaacccaacaaacagaagaagaagaagaaaaatattaacaataatccTTGTGTCAATGAAATTATTCCAACTTTTACAAATTTGGCACAAGTTGCATAAGCATTATAAAAAACAACCTTACCAAAAAATCCAAACTTTCTTTTTAAGTTAAGGTTTGTATTAAATAATGCAAAGGGTGTCTAAACCAAGTTCAAATCTTAAACAAGACTACTGCAAATTGtcaatcattcttcacataattgAAGTAATAAATACTACCAACAACTACTGCAACATTTTCAAGAGTAAATTGAACTTCTACTCTAGTATGATCACTATAAGTCActcaaaatttatttctttatatgttAAAACACAATTGTAAGAAGTAGAAACAAGAGATCACTTCCATTCAATAAGTTTTTATTCTTCTATATTTTACCTCATTTTGCCTCCCTCCAAACTTACTAACTTATACAATTAGTAACTAACAACGTACCATAGTCATACTATAAATGAAATTAGATATAATATGAAATACCATAGCAAAAGGAGCACATTTTCTCTATGTAAAAAGAAGCAAATGAAATGTAGAACAGTCTATAATAAGGTTTGAATATTAGCCAACTATAAGAAATAGCAATCCATCTATTTACCAAACCATTGCTTCTCTTATTACCAAATTCTAAGTTCTATTTACATAGTGCAGAATCATATTTAAAGCTAACAAAATCAAATAGATGAAGACAGTGCAATTCGTTAATAGATCCCACAAATTCATGTTTTCTCCAAAATTTTGCAGGAATTTAGATCACAAGGTAGACAGACATTTTCTACAGATCAGTCTTCTTTTCTGAATCAAGTTCTAAGCTGAACCTAATAAGTTGAACTGAATCAGCAATAAGCAACCCATTGTTGTGTTTTTGAGGAAAACTATAAGGAAGAATCCTACTTTCAAAGAAAAGTTTCACAACTGCATCGCCAATCCAACATGGGTTAAACAACCCATATGAGTCACCAATTGCATCTCCAATCCAACATGGATTGATTCAGAAAACTGAACCCACATAACAATTATCTTCCTCATTTGCTTGTTCAATACTATTGAAGatacaaatgattaatttaattaacacCCAGACAAATTcaggttgaaaaaaaaaaagaagaagaaggaaccAGGTGATCAAATAGAAGCAAAACAAAAATCAGATCTGATTAATCGAGCTGAAAACAAGAAATCTGAGAGCTTACTCTTGCCATGCTGAGAGGATGAACACAGAGACGAAGAAAATTCTTCCAAGGAAAGACACAAACGCCATTGATGCACAGAGTCTTTATCTCGCCGAATCTGGTAGCTTTCTTAGTCTAAAATTAAAGACGGGAGATGGGTTATATAGAAAACAGAGGCAAATGGGTGCTTGGTTAAATTTGCACACAGatctatcttcttcttcttgtgtaGTATCGCTGAATCATAAAGCAAAACAGGAAGTCAGTCAGTCAGCATCCTCTGCACTCGCGAATAAGATGAAAATGGAGTACTCGCCGTTGTGAACGGGAAACACGTCAAGCCAGCCAATCACGTTGCGTTGCGTCGTCTTTGGACAAAAGTTTCCATTAAAAAAGCTCTCTTTTTCTAGGTTAATTAACTTTTCATTTCAATCTTCATTAACATAAATGCAAGACAAAAACCTTAAAACCCCAaatggatttttttaattagtcaaTCATATtaagttaaaacaaaaaattgtttttaagaaAATGTTACTCTCAATTTTCTAGCTAtactgatattattttttttaataataaattttatattttttattaatacgtTTTAAGTTAGAGTAAAAGTCACGATAATatcctatattaaaaaaaaccacTCAATTTTTACATCTTAACCAAAGAGAcgatataaaacttatttttttcgcTTAGAGTACCACAATTTTTTAGAGCGTTATTAGAGTCTTGagaaacttttataattatcaatttgAATGTAACTTCTTCTACTTAATGTTTGTTGTTGTAGATTATATattgtgttatattttgttatttgaagctgattttaattattaattcaaatatgatttctcataaaacaaaattaattaatgaataccATTACTCTAATTATTTTCTTGAaaccaattttaattttaaattttcctAATGTTTTGCACTTTGATCTTagaatttttatgatttttttaaaatcttgttaaataaaaatgtgggttatttaaatttttatataaattattaaaatacttttatatttaaaattcaatatttaataataaattaagtaatttaataattagaataataataacataaatattttaaaaaaatataataatgatgataCATTGTCTGTATGTGAAAATAATTGATACGTGTCTTATATTCGTGTGTGTGTGTCGTTGACAgccaaatatttgattgatttgttGTTCTCATTCAAAAcccatttcattttttatttttcatatttaccGGTGTTAATGTAAATGATTTGGTATTATAATTTACATGAATAATTGCAACCAAACATGATAAGAAAACATGAATGAGTCATTAGAATGAACAAGTATAAAttcttttatgattaaaaaaaattagagtataaAGGTGATATTACCCccttctttttatattttttaaatttaatttattatttatttatttaattcttaaaaacaatgacaaaacttatatttatctaaacgttttatccataattttttttatatttttttaagcctaaccctaaattgttttttaagtcACAAAACTCAAATTTTTGAATTCGTCCTTAGACTTATACCTATCTTTCAGTTGACATAATAGATTAAATCCAGAACTAAAAAAGAAATAAGTTCAggaatagaaataaaaaataaataaataaataaaataaacgaaaaggagaagaaaagaaaaaaatagtttttgatatGGTTATTTTGGTGTACACGTGTTTGTTTCTGGCCATTCGATATTTATTTTAGTCAGCTTCCTTAACAATGTCTCCCTCTTCAAATATTCAACGACCACGACAAATTCAGACAAATCTCTTATGAATTTGACCACATTCCACCAGCGACTCTAGATGTTGGAAGCCTAGAGTCTCTACATCTTTCCAATGTTTGAAAGTATTCCAATGTTTGAAGGTCTTAAATACCTCGCTCTTATGTCTCAGAAGATACAACCAGGTCATCCTTGAgtaatcatctatgaatgttacaaaatagctATAACCTCCTATACCTTTAACTTGAGTAGGACTTCAACAATCAGAGTGGATATAATCTAGTGTGCCCTTAGTTTTGTGAACTCCCTTACTTAACTTACTGCGATGATTTTTCCCGAAAATGCAGTGTTCACACAACTCAAGGTTGGTAACCTTGTGGCAAGATAGAAGATCCTGTTTGGACAAAATTTGCACCCCCCTCTCCCCCATATGTCCAAGTTGCATATGCCACAACTTGGTTACATCAGGGTGTCGATTCACAGATTTGGATGCGACCGCAACAAACCTGTCAGCGTCTTACCTTGTAGTATATACAAGGTATTCTGTTTGATACCTTTTAGTATTACTTTTGAACCTTTACTGATGCACAATGTTCCTTCTTCATCACTAAACTTGAAACATTTAACATCTAAAATGCCTAAAGATATTAAGTTCTTCTTCAGTTGAAGAACATGCCGAACGCTAGTTAGAGACCGTATCTTATCATCATCAGACAGAATCTTGATAGTCCCAATACCCACAGTTCTATATATGGCATCATTTCCCATGACAACgtttccaccatcataatcttcataggtatcgaaccattctttgttcggactcatatgatatgaacaccCTAAATCCAACACCCACGTATCAATAGGGTGTAGAGAAGCGTTAGCTACAAGCGCAATGTCCTCCTCCACAGGGGCGGAGctaggatgaaaaattacctgggactgactccaacttgcatctcagatgtaattttttatgctccgtttttttttcaataaaatttccacgattattagaagatggagactcgtcattCCCTCTCAATGCACATGCTTGCAAAGTGAGTCACCGAGTgttttcaatagttgttgtaagccgtaatctgttattttgtttttcatctaaaGACTATGCgttcagtactttgtcaatgTGACAAGGagattcattagattatcaagatattcatctgccctattatgtggtgaaatattacatcctatatgcataacaaaagagcatatatcctcatcattaactcgcgttcaatatttgaatccatctattgtaaatgtaggtttttggggttgcttatgttcaaacaagaaacatgggaaacaaaaagcatcatctttcaaaggagagtattctaactaagtaaatttcttaaaccaatgattTTGGAatcgtcgattttgattttcaaatttggttggcgggtactcatccttaataggttgatatgacctcatcttgatataagctcgtctaatttcatccctttgattaaaaggatatttcgatatcggaatacgtaatgatggatcaagtttaagagaacttacatcaacatcaattctagatTTTGGAatcgtcgattttgattttcaaatttggttggcgggtactcatccttaataggttgatatgacctcatcttgatataagctcgtctaatttcatccctttgattaaaaggatatttcgatatcggaatacgtaatgatggatcaagtttaagagaacttacatcaacatcaattctaggagatttgttaggttcttgaatagggatatcaaattctttatttaaatactgaatcaaaccaatgtaactattttaacttgtttataaatattaatttatattttcttataaatttttgaaatagtttaaaattaagaaatataaaatactattattattttaatttttatattttacccttataaataatttgtattattaattatattgaaataaataaaaaataatatataattattatataaatataattttaaaataaataatattattatatgatttacattattttatatataattttttatactttatttatataaataaatcttatttatatactattattataaaataatatattaataataattatagatgATGCGTTTTATCACCTGACCTCATCCTCACAATTTAGTTAAATAACCAACTGGGCTAAGGGTCATatgtcaaataaaaatataaaattttttattttaagattttaatttaggtggggctggagcccaccctagcccatgcATGGCTTCGCCCCTGCTCCTCCGAGTCGGTGTCTCTGTCTTTATGTGTTATAGCAGCCATAGAATATTTGCCCCTTTTCTTAGGACAATTATTCTTCCAATGACCAGGTTCTTTATAGTAATTACAGATGTCTTTAGCACTAGAGCCCTTAACTTTGTATTTttgatccttcttctttccagaCCCTTTGTAGTTGACTGTGCTTTGCTGACAATTAACCCAGATGTTTGACTATCTACAATTTCACTACTCGCCTTATGACACAGCTCTCTAGTATGAAGTGCTGACCGAACTTCCTCTAGAGTCATAGTGTCTTTACCCACAATGaacgattgaacaaaattttcaaacgagttgggtaaatataccaacagaattaatgcaacatcttcatcttcaatcttaacatctatatttctcaattcaagtaatatagtgtttaacttatcaagatGTTCACGAAGAGACTTATCTTCAAGCATACGAAGACTAAATAGACGTTGCTTTAATAACAACTTGTTAGTTAGTGACTTTGTCATGTACAAAACCTTTAACTTCGACCACATACCGATTGCGATATCTTCATCTGATATCTTAGTAATCACTTTACCATCCAGACAGAGTAAAATTGTTGAGTGTGCATTATCTTTCAAGACCTCAACTTCAGTAGTGATTTTACCAGAGGTAGACTCCTTTCCAGGACCTGCAACTATCTTCGACTTTTCCTTCGACAATTGTGCCCAGACGCCTTGTTGTTTAAGCAAGACTCGCATTTTGATCTGCCATAGACCAAAACTGTTTCGCCATGtgaatttttcaatttttagattcattgaagacaTTTTCTCGCCAGAAAACAAATAATGATAAACTGATCGGATCTaacccgctctgataccaattgttgtgcGGAATAAAAGAAAGTGATGAATAATAAAGTATGGAAAAACAGATGAAAATAGATTTCTTATTGTCAAAGATAAAAAGATTATAGCAAAAGGAAAAAGACTGCAACTATAAAATTCAGAAAACAAGAAAacgtaaatattaatttaattaagcaTAACTGTAGAATAAATGTGATGTAACGAAATTCATATAAACCACGGACAATCAATAGTtgatattaattcctatactaaaggcaGGTCGTTACACAAACAATCATAGTTATCTTTAGTCACCATGGTATGTAACTGTTTTTCGATGGACCCGACTTTATTCTCCATCCACTTGCATACTTTTGTTAACGAATGGTTCATAGATTCTACATATACACGTAGGGAATCGTTATCCGATTGATGTCTCGTTTCGACCATCGTGAGGATCGACGACCCTAATACCACTTGATAcgtttttcaaaaatttgaaaagagaaaACTATCTCGTGGGAGCGATGAAGGTCAAGAAAGGTTAGAGAATATGAGAAAGCAAGATTGAGTAGTTGCtctctcataaaaaaaaatgcttgGTAATCATGCATGGAGAATGACTCAGTATAAATTCTCATAATATTCTGTTACGGTTACAACCATCTTCCATGACCTAATAGAATATATggccataattaaaaaaagaaataagttCAGGGACGgaaacaaaatgaaataaaaaattaaaaaggaaataaaagaaaaggaaaaacaaagaGTTTCTTCATCTAGTTATTTTGGTGCCTCCACGTGTTTGCTACCCATTCGACCTTTATTTTAGTTAGCTTCCTTAACAGACTACATGTCATAATTTTGTAGTAAACAAATGTGAAATTTGGCTTAATTGGTGAAAATTTTATAGTGATATAACTTTACTCTTTCAaacttctaaaaataaaaatatggatGCAAATGTGTTAATATATGATCCAATTTCTATTTTAAGCTcgaatttgtattatttttattaaataaagtttgaattttgaatgGTGGTATATGAGGCTTcaacctataaaaaaaatattttaaggctTTTTTCAAATGGACAAAATATGTGATCTTATTTTAATGTATCATTTTTGattatctaattaaattgtcacgttttaaaataaaattatatttaaagacGTTTTGAAcgtattttataaaattgagtattatttttgtattattttcgAGATTTAcacattataatttgttaattttggtTTGAGTGACTAAAAAAAGTGTAATCTAAAATAAGATTTGAGAAATTTTGAATAGAGATATATagatttcttatttatttttcaaataacttcatAACGACATAACATTGTGCACGGTCTACCAATTTGAacatatttgagttttaaattgagtattttttcgAGATATACATATTCAAATTTGTCGAATATGGTTTAAATGACATAAAGAAATGTGTAATGTgtgaaaatatattgaaaaatcgAAAAATAgagaattgatattttatttattcagatttagtaaaataattaagaaaataaaacttttattcgtttatgaaaaaaaaacttaaattattaaaattatgatagttAGAACTCATATAGCACCATTCAAATTCGAGCCTATTTTATAGAACGATGTCAGTTCTAGTCCCAAATAGCAATTGTTTCTCcactttcttaaaattattttgtttgtaatgaagtttttttatattcaattttaccccatatatatatatatatatatttatattgtgtgtattaatttcaaacaaatatttggACGTTAAATAGAACCTAATGGGAAAGAAAACTAActttagaataataaaataagagtaGTGGTAAGAGAAAAGAATAAAAGATGAAGTGACGTAAGAAAAAGTAGAAAGtgaagataatttttttttattaatcagtGTCACGTCATTCTCTCCTATTTTCTCTTCTAAACTTCTTTTCCTtgtcatttttcataaaaaaaaaaaaaattgtttcaatCTTTTGACAGTGATAATtctatgtatttttatatttatttaaaattttattttttataaataaaattatcacaaCTAATTATGATAATTTGAGTGAAAAAGAGTAAGTAAGAttgtcaaatataattatttttaaatgaatttaatatatatatatatatatatatataatttcactagtaaaaaacaattattagactatgaatgatttatttataattttggaagTGATTATTATTAAGCaattttttatactaaatttaagtttttaaatctATTTGAAATGCTTCAATTAATCTTTGTCTAAAATAATGTTACATATAAGGGTgtgaaaatttgtttgaaaccTTTAATACTTTTCTTAATAAAGAAAAACGtgctaaaataattaattatctatacTCAATCACTTCTTTCTCATTAATATATTGATGTCATAACCAGCCAGCTGctcttttagaaaattattaaataaatgtgtaATCGTGTAGTACAATTCAAtgcattttaaattattattataaaataatattaatatatgcttagtttaatttgaaaaacagaaataacaataaataatactCAATGCATTTTGGTTGCTGAATTTTGTTGAGattgtaattaaatttaatggAATTTTGTCAATTTAATTGGCTATACAAATTCTTAAGCAATACATtacattatttgaatttgaattttcatttgAAATGTCTGgtactttgaattcaaaatggttactgattttttatttagtttactAGC from Impatiens glandulifera chromosome 5, dImpGla2.1, whole genome shotgun sequence includes:
- the LOC124939222 gene encoding uncharacterized protein LOC124939222, with amino-acid sequence MAFVSFLGRIFFVSVFILSAWQEFNEFGVNGGPAAKALKPKFNVFSNHVTTHSGIVVPELEIKYIVAASIALKGLGSLLFIFGSSIGAYLLLLHQLIATPIIYDFYNYEADKGEYSQLFVKFTQNLALFGATLFFIGMKNSIPRRLIKKKAPKSKTV